The following are from one region of the Sorghum bicolor cultivar BTx623 chromosome 2, Sorghum_bicolor_NCBIv3, whole genome shotgun sequence genome:
- the LOC8081782 gene encoding BTB/POZ and MATH domain-containing protein 1, translating to MATSAAGTGGKRKRSGSSSAIFAATASGYHILKIHGYAGTKGTPTGEYLKSHPFTAGGHCWTIRYYPNGYSSQSSDHISFFLHLDESIAKAVKAQYQIRFVDQEEKNLLTSEPVTSFANQTSSGYAKFIKREEFEKSEHLKDDGSSFAVRCDIVVIGDVRVEATAAPVYVAVPASDLHQHLGDLLRAEKGADVVFDVGGRTFAAHRCVLAARSPVFRAELFGAMKESDAASGGVIRVDDMEARVFSGLLHFVYTDMFPETSKEVEGEEEEEEDVVAQHLLVAADRYGMERLKLMCEDKLCKYIDVGTVAAILTLADQHHCHGLKKACFEFLSSAANLRAVAATDGLKHLTSSCPSVLEEFLVTLGNLVP from the coding sequence ATGGCCACGTCTGCAGCAGGCACCGGCGGCAAGCGGAAGCGGTCGGGGTCTTCCTCCGCCATCTTCGCCGCCACAGCAAGCGGGTACCACATCCTCAAGATCCATGGCTACGCCGGCACCAAGGGAACCCCGACCGGAGAGTACCTCAAGTCCCACCCTTTCACCGCCGGCGGCCACTGCTGGACCATCCGCTACTACCCCAACGGCTACAGCTCGCAGTCGTCAGATCACATATCCTTCTTCCTCCACCTCGACGAAAGCATCGCCAAGGCCGTGAAGGCGCAGTACCAGATCCGTTTCGTCGACCAAGAGGAGAAGAATCTCCTGACATCGGAACCCGTGACCAGCTTCGCGAACCAGACCAgttcgggctacgccaagttcatcaaGAGGGAAGAATTCGAGAAGTCGGAGCATCTCAAGGACGACGGCTCGTCCTTCGCCGTGCGGTGCGACATCGTTGTCATCGGCGACGTCCGCGTGGAGGCCACTGCGGCGCCTGTCTACGTGGCTGTGCCGGCATCCGACCTGCACCAGCACCTCGGCGACCTCCTCCGGGCCGAGAAGGGCGCCGACGTGGTGTTCGACGTCGGCGGCCGCACATTCGCCGCGCACCGGTGCGTGCTCGCGGCGCGGTCGCCGGTGTTCAGAGCGGAGCTCTTCGGCGCGATGAAGGAGAGCGACGCCGCCAGCGGCGGCGTCATCCGCGTAGACGACATGGAGGCGCGGGTGTTCAGCGGCCTTCTGCACTTCGTGTACACCGACATGTTCCCGGAGACATCAAAGGAAGTGGAaggggaagaagaggaggaggaagacgtCGTGGCGCAGCATCTGCTGGTGGCGGCGGACAGGTACGGCATGGAGAGGCTGAAGCTGATGTGCGAGGACAAGCTGTGCAAGTACATTGATGTCGGCACGGTGGCAGCCATACTTACGCTAGCCGACCAGCACCATTGCCACGGGCTGAAGAAGGCGTGCTTTGAGTTTCTTAGCTCCGCTGCGAATCTGAGGGCGGTCGCGGCAACTGATGGCCTCAAGCATCTGACCAGCAGCTGCCCCTCTGTTCTGGAGGAGTTCCTTGTCACGCTTGGCAACCTAGTTCCGTGA